The following nucleotide sequence is from Mycosarcoma maydis chromosome 21, whole genome shotgun sequence.
TCAACAATACTCGGAGCGTCTTTGCATCCTTTCCCTCGCAAACGCAATCTGGTGTTGCACAAGTTTGGGTTTCCACTCGTGTCGCTGCACGGACATTTTCTTGCTCGGTCAACCGCACTGCAAAATCATATAGGCTCAACAAGATGCCGCCTAAGAAGCAAGCCGTGGTGGAAAAGATCCGTCTGGGTCGTCCGTCGAATAACCTCAAGATGGGTATCGTCGGTCTGCCCAATGTCGGAAAGTCGTCTCTGTTCAACGTCATTGCGAAATGTGACTTGGGCAAATCGGCCAACTTCCCCTACGCTACCATCGAACCTGAAGAGGCGCGCGTGCCCGTTCCCGATGACAGATTCACCTGGTTGGCGAATCACTACAAGCCCAAGTCCGAGGTTCCTGCCTTTTTGACTTGCATCGATATCGCCGGTCTCACCGCTGGTGCCTCAACAGGTGCCGGTTTGGGTAACGCTTTCTTGAGCAACGTCAGGAGCGTCGACGGTATCTTCCAGGTAGTCAGGGCGtttgacgatgccgaggtgATTCATGTCGAAGGAGATGTCAACCCGATCCGTGACATGGagatcatctcgaccgaGTTGAGGTTGAAGGATATCGATTGGATCGAGAAGGCGCTCGACAACTCCAAGAAGAACGCCCGCAGTGCCGGTAATGTCAGTCTGGAGGACAAGAAGAGAAAAGAAGAGGTGGGCATCATCGAAAAGTTGCTCAAACATGTTCAGGAGGACAACAAGGATATCCGAAAGGGCGACTGGACTAATAACGAGGTACGTATTTTTACCCAACACACTTGCGCGCCGCTTTtatcgctgctgctgcacatTTTCCAAATGATGATAAAGAGTGCGCATCTTGAGACACTCGACTATTCTAATAacccagctcgtcgatggccCATCAAGCCAGAATGAGATAAATAGTATCCAACTGATCcgcttgcagcagcaggcggcGCAAGCATTTGCAGGTTAGGCAGTCTAAGTCTTGGAACATGTATACTGACGTTGATTGATCTGCAATGTGTTTTGGCGCACGCTCTCGACAGGTGGAAGTGATCAACAACCTGCAACTGCTGACGGCGAAGCCGGTGATCTACCTTGTCAACTTGTCGGAACGCGACTATGTgcgcaagaagaacaagtggcttgccaagatcaaggcgtGGATTGACGAGAACAATCCGGGGGATTTGCTGATTCCGTTTTCGGTGGCACTTGAAGAGCGACTGCTGGCGCTGGGCTCGCCCGAGGCGGAGGCCGCCGAACTCGCCACGCTTGGAGACAACATTACTGGTGCGCTAGGCAAGATCACCAAGGCAGGTTACGACGGTCTCGACCTCGTACGCTACTTCACAGCAGGCCCCGACGAGGTGCGCGCTTGGACCTTCAGAAAGGGCCTCAAGGCGCCCGAGGCTGCAGGCATCATCCACACCGACTTCCAGAAAAAATTCGTCTGCGGT
It contains:
- a CDS encoding Obg-like ATPase (related to YLF2 - putative glycogen phosphorylase, GTP-binding protein), which translates into the protein MPPKKQAVVEKIRLGRPSNNLKMGIVGLPNVGKSSLFNVIAKCDLGKSANFPYATIEPEEARVPVPDDRFTWLANHYKPKSEVPAFLTCIDIAGLTAGASTGAGLGNAFLSNVRSVDGIFQVVRAFDDAEVIHVEGDVNPIRDMEIISTELRLKDIDWIEKALDNSKKNARSAGNVSLEDKKRKEEVGIIEKLLKHVQEDNKDIRKGDWTNNEVEVINNLQLLTAKPVIYLVNLSERDYVRKKNKWLAKIKAWIDENNPGDLLIPFSVALEERLLALGSPEAEAAELATLGDNITGALGKITKAGYDGLDLVRYFTAGPDEVRAWTFRKGLKAPEAAGIIHTDFQKKFVCGEVFSIDDIKEHGTEAAVKAAGKYKQIGREYKVQDGDICYWKHG